The Oncorhynchus kisutch isolate 150728-3 linkage group LG20, Okis_V2, whole genome shotgun sequence genome has a segment encoding these proteins:
- the LOC116355423 gene encoding topoisomerase I damage affected protein 7-like produces MVTQLNALGGPESESQNIVQSFAEVLGDKYHYENTINSSLLWTVGYTPYIPPALKGRSFPSVESFFLDEWDPLTLLQTPQVLSTSVSIEEDNLIQSAAGLVSQVLSTSVAIVENYLIQSAAGLVSQVLSTSVSIEEDNLIQSAAGLVFLVLSTSVSIVENDLIQSAAGLVSQVLSTSVFIVENDLIQSAAGLVSQVLSTSVSIVENDLIQSAAGLVSQVLSTSVAIMENDLIQSAAGLVSQVLSSSDARVKDRDDSTLRDSNQLEVHVADVSTKRSRLVITISMFSSESGNASVHEVDAIATSLEHSAEKMSTSTANGHIVSSTAVANQKKTRGGFISSLRRLFTRKNRMPA; encoded by the exons ATGGTGACCCAACTCAATGCCCTTGGTGGTccagagtcagagagtcagaACATTGTTCAGAGCTTTGCAGAGGTACTTGGTGACAAGTACCACTACGAGAATACCATCAACAGCTCTCTGCTCTGGACTGTTGGGTACACCCCTTACATTCCCCCAGCTCTGAAAGGAAGAAGCTTCCCTTCTGTCGAGAGCTTCTTCCTGGATGAGTGGGATCCACTGACACTCCTGCAGACTCCTCAGGTTCTGTCCACCAGTGTTTCCATCGAGGAAGACAACCTGATCCAGTCTGCTGCAGGCCTAGTGTCTCAAGTTCTGTCCACCAGTGTTGCCATCGTGGAGAATTACCTGATCCAGTCTGCTGCAGGCCTAGTGTCTCAGGTTCTGTCCACCAGTGTTTCCATCGAGGAAGACAACCTGATCCAGTCTGCTGCAGGCCTAGTGTTTCTGGTTCTGTCCACCAGTGTTTCCATCGTGGAGAATGACCTGATCCAGTCTGCTGCAGGCCTAGTGTCTCAGGTTCTGTCTACCAGTGTTTTCATCGTGGAGAATGACCTGATCCAGTCTGCTGCAGGCCTAGTGTCTCAGGTTCTGTCCACCAGTGTTTCCATCGTGGAGAATGACTTGATCCAGTCTGCTGCAGGCCTAGTGTCTCAGGTTCTGTCTACCAGTGTTGCCATCATGGAGAATGACCTGATCCAGTCTGCTGCAGGCCTAGTGTCTCAGGTTCTGTCCAGCAGTGACGCTAGAGTGAAGGATCGTGATGATTCCACACTGAGAGACTCCAACCAACTTGAGGTCCATGTGGCTGATGTCTCAACCAAGAGAAGTAGACTAGTCATCACTATTTCTATGTTTTCATCCGAGAGTGGCAATGCTTCGGTCCATGAAGTTGATGCTATTGCTACCAGCCTGGAGCACTCTGCTGAGAAAATGTCTACCTCTACCGCTAATGGCCATATTGTTTCATCCACTGCTGTAGCCAATCAGAAGAAAACAAGGGGTGGATTCATCTCATCTCTACGGAGACTGTTCACAAGAAAGAACAGGATGCCT GCTTAA